A genomic window from Pseudocitrobacter corydidari includes:
- a CDS encoding cytochrome c biogenesis protein/redoxin, with translation MAIIIAFVGGMLTLLSPCTLPVIPFLFASVKGQKRHLAAMLTGMVLMFTLVSSLVTVASAWVAQVATVGRWLALLFMSAVALSLIFPRVAQWLAKPVVRLGNQVNDQSNHNRGLVAALLAGFATGLLWAPCAGPVLGAILSLSLLQESSVSGSVLLAAYGSGCAAMLALLWFGGKRVMHWLRAKTAVVERLRQGAGVAMLASVALIATCTTSVLQGASAFSQQLEQRLVGLLPEQSVHLQPVVDTTPSSQLPPLTGGTAWINSAPLSADSLKGKVVLVDFWTFDCINCQHTLPHVREWSQKYPGLTVVGVHTPEYPHEKQEHAVKSAVKKWRLNYPVVMDNNYRIWNAFGNQYWPAHYLFDARGQLRYTFFGEGNYAEQEAAIKTLLQESHA, from the coding sequence ATGGCTATTATCATTGCGTTTGTCGGCGGCATGCTGACGCTGTTAAGCCCCTGTACGCTGCCTGTTATCCCGTTTTTATTTGCCAGCGTGAAAGGGCAGAAACGTCATCTGGCGGCGATGTTAACCGGGATGGTGCTGATGTTTACCCTGGTGTCATCGCTGGTGACCGTGGCCAGTGCCTGGGTGGCTCAGGTTGCCACCGTTGGGCGTTGGCTGGCGTTACTGTTTATGAGCGCGGTCGCGCTTTCGCTGATATTCCCACGCGTGGCGCAGTGGCTGGCGAAACCGGTGGTGCGGCTGGGCAATCAGGTGAACGATCAAAGCAACCATAATCGTGGGCTCGTTGCCGCGCTGCTAGCCGGTTTTGCCACCGGCCTGCTGTGGGCACCCTGCGCCGGGCCGGTGCTGGGGGCCATTCTCAGCCTGAGTTTGCTTCAGGAGAGCAGCGTTTCGGGCAGTGTATTGCTGGCAGCCTACGGAAGCGGCTGCGCGGCGATGCTGGCCCTGTTGTGGTTTGGTGGTAAACGTGTGATGCACTGGCTGCGGGCAAAAACGGCGGTGGTGGAACGTCTGCGTCAGGGGGCAGGTGTCGCAATGCTGGCGTCGGTGGCGCTGATTGCCACCTGTACTACCAGCGTGCTTCAGGGTGCCAGTGCGTTTTCACAGCAGCTGGAACAGCGTCTGGTGGGCTTGCTACCTGAACAATCCGTACATTTGCAGCCGGTGGTTGACACCACACCCAGCAGTCAGCTACCGCCGTTGACGGGCGGGACGGCGTGGATCAATAGCGCGCCGCTGTCTGCTGACTCGCTGAAAGGGAAGGTGGTACTGGTTGATTTCTGGACCTTTGACTGCATCAACTGCCAGCACACGTTGCCTCATGTTCGCGAATGGTCGCAGAAATACCCAGGCCTGACGGTAGTCGGCGTACACACGCCTGAATATCCCCATGAGAAACAAGAGCATGCGGTAAAGTCGGCGGTGAAAAAATGGCGGCTGAATTACCCGGTGGTGATGGACAATAACTACCGTATATGGAATGCGTTCGGCAATCAGTACTGGCCTGCACACTACCTGTTTGATGCGCGCGGGCAGCTGCGGTACACCTTCTTTGGTGAAGGTAACTATGCCGAGCAGGAAGCGGCGATAAAGACGTTGTTACAGGAGAGCCATGCCTGA
- the yjdI gene encoding 4Fe-4S mono-cluster protein YjdI, with translation MDKELLDAGYRVYTGEKIDVYFNTALCQHSGNCVRGNSKLFNLKRKPWIMPDNVESTVVQQVIDTCPSGALKYRTK, from the coding sequence ATGGATAAAGAACTTCTCGACGCCGGATACCGGGTCTACACCGGTGAAAAGATCGACGTCTATTTTAACACCGCCCTGTGTCAGCACTCGGGCAACTGCGTGCGTGGCAACAGCAAGCTCTTCAATTTGAAGCGCAAACCGTGGATTATGCCCGATAATGTAGAGAGCACCGTGGTGCAACAGGTCATCGATACCTGCCCCAGCGGCGCGCTGAAATACCGTACCAAATAA
- a CDS encoding response regulator, with protein sequence MEHIDTVLVVDDDSDIRELVVDYLNSAGYRATGAANGKAMRAYLAHHQVDLVVLDVMMPGDDGLTLCRELRSDRHQNLPVLMLTARSDDADRILGLEMGADDYLVKPFVARELLARIKAILRRYRALPPNLQITDAGRLIAFGRWQLDTAARHLIDDDGLVVALSGAEYRLLRVFLDHPQRVLNRDQLLSLTQGRDAELFERSIDLLVSRLRQRLSDDAREPAYIKTVRSEGYVLAMPVEIRQ encoded by the coding sequence ATGGAACATATCGACACGGTGCTGGTGGTCGATGACGACAGCGATATTCGAGAGTTGGTTGTCGACTACCTTAATAGCGCGGGCTATCGCGCGACGGGAGCCGCCAACGGGAAGGCGATGCGGGCGTATCTGGCTCACCACCAGGTGGATCTGGTGGTGCTGGACGTCATGATGCCGGGCGATGACGGGCTGACGTTGTGCCGCGAACTGCGCAGCGATCGCCATCAAAATCTGCCGGTGCTGATGCTCACCGCCCGCAGCGATGACGCGGACCGAATCCTCGGCCTTGAGATGGGCGCGGATGATTATCTGGTGAAACCGTTTGTTGCGCGTGAACTGCTGGCGCGGATTAAAGCTATTTTGCGGCGCTATCGGGCCTTGCCGCCGAATTTGCAAATCACCGATGCCGGGCGGCTAATTGCGTTTGGCCGCTGGCAACTGGATACCGCCGCTCGCCATTTGATCGACGATGACGGTCTGGTTGTCGCGCTCAGCGGGGCGGAATATCGCCTGCTGCGGGTTTTTCTCGATCACCCGCAGCGTGTCCTGAATCGGGACCAGTTATTAAGCCTTACTCAGGGGCGTGATGCGGAGTTATTTGAACGCTCCATCGACCTGCTGGTCAGCCGTCTGCGTCAACGGCTGAGCGATGACGCGCGCGAGCCCGCTTACATCAAAACTGTGCGCAGCGAAGGCTATGTGCTGGCGATGCCGGTGGAGATTCGTCAGTGA
- a CDS encoding GNAT family N-acetyltransferase — translation MEILEGNNRFYVNDADGNQLAEVVFVPTGEHLSIIEHTDVDPSLKGQGVGKKLVAKVVEKMRNENRKIIPLCPFAKHEFDTTPEYADIRA, via the coding sequence ATGGAAATTCTGGAAGGTAACAACCGTTTTTACGTTAACGATGCTGACGGTAATCAACTGGCGGAAGTGGTTTTTGTTCCCACCGGCGAGCACCTCAGTATTATTGAGCATACCGATGTAGATCCAAGCCTGAAGGGCCAGGGCGTTGGCAAGAAACTGGTGGCAAAAGTGGTGGAAAAAATGCGTAACGAGAATCGCAAAATTATTCCGCTGTGCCCCTTCGCTAAACACGAATTTGATACCACCCCGGAATACGCCGATATTCGCGCCTAA
- a CDS encoding ATP-binding protein has translation MRLWPKTLLYRLVLLVLVGLLLANGLTLSLLLYERMSSARTVMLDNLGYDVATSVAILDHLPADERAAWLPRLARGNYHYQTDAGEPGPVPDSWRSRSIVASLQEALGGQYALTMSAIPGPREHIQAHLRLADGSPLTIDLRPQLPALARWLPVVLVIQPLLLLLCAWLAVRQVIRPLSRFTRAVEALEPAATQPRLMDDQGPREVAQAARAFNAMQARIQRYLKERTQILAAISHDLQTPITRMKLRVEMSEEPMLRDKLMQDLENMTRLVREGIAYARSAEPLLEPTHRLDLNAFLDTLVCDYTDTGQVVTFLPAPTISPLEIRPQALRRIMTNLLDNALKYGSEAQVHLLLHDTQWLEIQVRDNGPGIDEAEQDAVLQPFYRIENSRNRHTGGTGLGLAIAAQLATQLHGQLHLHNHPDGGLVVTLRLPRVLYPSVSSSSRDN, from the coding sequence GTGAGGCTGTGGCCGAAAACGCTGCTGTATCGGCTGGTACTGCTGGTGCTGGTCGGGCTGTTACTGGCGAACGGCCTGACGCTTTCACTGCTACTGTATGAGCGTATGAGCAGCGCACGCACGGTGATGCTCGATAACCTGGGTTATGACGTGGCGACCAGCGTGGCGATTCTTGACCACCTTCCTGCAGACGAACGCGCCGCGTGGCTTCCCAGGCTGGCGCGAGGCAATTACCACTACCAAACCGATGCCGGTGAGCCGGGCCCCGTACCTGACAGCTGGCGCTCGCGCTCGATTGTGGCGTCGCTTCAGGAGGCGCTCGGCGGGCAATACGCGTTGACAATGAGCGCCATTCCCGGCCCGCGCGAGCATATTCAGGCGCATCTGCGCTTAGCTGATGGTTCCCCGCTGACGATAGACCTGCGCCCGCAGTTGCCCGCGCTGGCGCGCTGGCTGCCGGTGGTGCTGGTTATCCAGCCGTTGCTGCTTTTACTCTGCGCCTGGCTGGCGGTACGCCAGGTGATTCGCCCGCTATCGCGGTTTACCCGCGCGGTGGAAGCCTTAGAACCCGCCGCAACACAACCGCGACTAATGGACGATCAGGGGCCACGGGAAGTGGCGCAGGCGGCCCGCGCATTTAATGCGATGCAGGCGCGTATCCAGCGTTATTTGAAAGAACGCACGCAAATTCTCGCCGCAATTTCCCACGACCTGCAAACGCCCATCACGCGGATGAAACTGCGCGTGGAGATGAGCGAGGAGCCGATGCTTCGCGATAAGCTCATGCAGGATCTCGAGAATATGACGCGGCTGGTACGCGAGGGCATAGCGTATGCCCGAAGCGCTGAACCCTTGCTGGAGCCCACGCATCGGCTCGATCTCAATGCCTTTCTCGACACCCTCGTTTGCGACTATACGGACACCGGGCAGGTAGTCACCTTCTTGCCCGCCCCAACGATTTCCCCGCTGGAGATCCGGCCGCAGGCGCTACGGCGCATCATGACCAATCTGCTTGATAATGCGCTGAAGTACGGCAGTGAAGCGCAGGTTCATCTGCTTTTGCATGATACGCAGTGGCTGGAAATTCAGGTGCGGGATAACGGCCCCGGTATTGATGAGGCCGAGCAGGATGCGGTACTACAACCTTTCTACCGTATTGAAAACTCGCGCAATCGCCACACCGGCGGTACCGGGCTGGGGTTGGCGATCGCGGCCCAACTGGCGACGCAGCTTCATGGTCAGTTGCATTTACACAACCATCCCGACGGCGGTCTGGTGGTCACTTTGCGTTTGCCGCGCGTTTTGTATCCTTCTGTATCCTCTTCCTCTCGCGACAACTAA
- the arnB gene encoding UDP-4-amino-4-deoxy-L-arabinose aminotransferase, with amino-acid sequence MDDFLPFSRPSMGDEEFQAIKAVLQSGWITTGPQNQALEEAFCALTGNRFAIAVSSATAGMHVTLMALGIGPGDEVITPSLTWVSTLNMIELLGATPVMIDVDRDNLMVTAQAIEAAITPRTKAIVPVHYAGAPVDLDAIYAVAHRHGIAVIEDAAHAAGTAYKGHHVGGKGTAIFSFHAIKNMTCAEGGLVVTDDENLARQIRSLKFHGLGVDAFDRQTHGRAPQAEVLSPGYKYNLADINAALALAQLAKLPQANQKRSNIAQRYLQELADTPFQPLALPAWPHQHAWHLFIIRVDEARCGISRDVLMEQLKAKGIGTGLHFRAAHTQKYYRERYPNLVLPNTEWNSARICSLPLFPDMTHDDTTRVIAALHQLAGR; translated from the coding sequence ATGGATGATTTTTTACCGTTTTCCCGTCCCTCTATGGGGGATGAGGAGTTTCAGGCGATAAAAGCCGTCTTGCAGTCAGGATGGATAACGACCGGGCCACAAAATCAGGCGTTAGAAGAGGCATTTTGCGCGCTAACGGGCAATCGATTTGCGATAGCCGTCAGTTCCGCTACTGCCGGAATGCACGTCACCTTGATGGCGCTTGGAATTGGGCCGGGCGATGAGGTCATCACTCCTTCGCTGACCTGGGTTTCCACGCTGAATATGATTGAGCTGCTGGGCGCTACGCCGGTGATGATTGATGTCGATCGCGATAATCTGATGGTCACCGCGCAGGCGATCGAAGCCGCGATTACCCCGCGAACCAAAGCCATCGTGCCGGTGCATTATGCAGGCGCGCCGGTGGATCTCGACGCCATTTATGCCGTGGCGCATCGCCACGGTATTGCGGTTATCGAAGATGCGGCTCATGCCGCAGGCACGGCCTATAAAGGCCATCATGTTGGCGGAAAAGGCACGGCTATTTTCTCGTTTCACGCCATTAAAAACATGACCTGCGCCGAAGGCGGGTTGGTGGTGACCGATGATGAAAACCTTGCCCGACAGATCCGCAGCCTGAAATTTCATGGCCTGGGCGTGGATGCATTCGACCGACAAACCCATGGCCGCGCCCCGCAGGCGGAAGTGCTCTCGCCCGGTTACAAATATAACCTCGCCGATATCAACGCCGCGCTGGCACTGGCGCAATTAGCAAAATTGCCGCAGGCCAATCAAAAACGCAGCAACATCGCGCAGCGTTATTTACAGGAACTGGCCGATACGCCTTTTCAGCCGCTTGCTCTTCCGGCCTGGCCGCATCAGCACGCCTGGCATCTTTTTATTATCCGCGTGGATGAAGCGCGTTGTGGTATCAGCCGTGACGTATTAATGGAACAGCTAAAAGCGAAGGGAATTGGCACCGGCCTGCATTTCCGCGCGGCGCATACGCAAAAATATTATCGTGAACGTTACCCCAATCTCGTGCTGCCCAATACCGAATGGAACAGCGCGCGTATTTGTTCCCTTCCTCTTTTCCCGGATATGACTCATGACGACACAACCCGCGTTATTGCGGCACTCCATCAACTGGCAGGACGTTGA
- a CDS encoding histidine kinase: MEWQVIDVSKTEKQDIFSVVTQCGKIKTITKIKSAFSINKGDVLTPTLNATYYINNNKNRTIEILSSVCFSSEAWAALKLR, from the coding sequence ATGGAATGGCAGGTCATTGACGTCTCAAAAACTGAAAAACAGGATATTTTTTCAGTGGTCACCCAATGCGGCAAAATTAAAACCATTACTAAAATCAAATCAGCCTTCAGCATTAACAAAGGTGATGTTCTTACACCAACGCTTAATGCCACTTACTACATTAATAACAATAAAAACCGCACCATTGAGATTCTCTCTTCTGTCTGCTTTTCCTCCGAAGCGTGGGCCGCGTTAAAGTTGCGATAG